In Nocardia higoensis, the following proteins share a genomic window:
- a CDS encoding cytochrome P450, which yields MPADTNKVALEAKIDEVIARRRREGAGEHGDLLDRMLTVADPETGTLLDETNIRNQILTFLAVGHETSAGVMAFALHYLSVHPEIAEIWTGEEIECRDRAWMHGCQ from the coding sequence GTGCCGGCCGATACGAACAAGGTCGCCCTCGAAGCGAAGATCGACGAAGTGATCGCGCGCCGCCGCCGCGAGGGCGCTGGTGAGCACGGCGACCTGCTGGACCGGATGTTGACCGTGGCAGATCCGGAGACCGGGACACTGTTGGACGAGACGAACATTCGCAATCAGATTCTGACGTTTCTCGCGGTCGGGCACGAGACCTCGGCGGGCGTCATGGCCTTCGCGCTGCACTATCTGTCCGTGCATCCCGAGATCGCCGAAATCTGGACCGGCGAGGAGATCGAGTGCCGCGATCGCGCCTGGATGCACGGATGCCAGTAG
- a CDS encoding TIR domain-containing protein yields MTLPLSARSVGRMYRIFVSHSSRDKVSAVAVTRWLTENEPSLSGEIFLDVDPHTGIAPGTRWKSELVRAVDRCEAVICLISPAWEESSECLAEFRHAESLNKRIFCARLDQRARGEKAREWQFCDLFSDGHRPVTTVASENGEPVVFASEGLHRLLRGLREAGIGAEHFPWPPPGDSGRAPYRGWQSMQDADAAVFFGRDSQILRGLDLLRGMRTTGVESLFVVLGPSGVGKSSFLRAGLLPRLRRDRENFLVSDIVRPERAPLTGEHGLAHAIHRLRARAGPSGPALGEIKAACLAVDTDQVTNWLREARQDAIDHGPAPTLILPIDQAEELFAADAGPESARCLALLGSLLRSTAVAELPIIAVATIRADRYEALQTAPELLGVRAREFGDLKPMPVTEFKEVITGPAARAAAAGLRLSIDPELVTRLLTDATGGADSLPLLALTLSRLYLDYGSTGHLTLANYQAMGGMQHIVQAEIDTLLAADPDIRAQQLDTLRTTFIPWLATVDPHTDQPLRRVARWSELPTAGHDLIDALVARRLLVKDERRGETVIEVALESLFRQWDPLAQWLREQAEDLKEADNLDRAAADWERNDRNPEWLIEGVRLASAEQLANTPAFRTRVRPAADFLRAARERENAEADAERERHEAELRNAQQRRDEAQAHAAVLRKRTRVLRAVLALTLVVALAAVTGFVLAVAARNDADTKRQEADSRSREALAERLTSQAQAILVGGQPGSELQALDELLAAQRISANPNIGALVTALSNTAKLQKIIELPGTAGIGRLSADGQRLVANTSSGTQLLDIETGQPIGEPFADPETSTAAGLSSDGRFVVTVSEDNTIRVWDTAARGPVGQPLPGSEEYVDRVAVSPDGHRVAAVDGKDVLRLWDAETGRPIGGPLTGHDAGVTALAFSPDGRRLASAGHDNTVRLWDTDNGAGLGEPLRGGDPRMEATDATWSVAFSPDGHTIAAGGATVGLGALLSAGMPLRLWNADTGVAIGTPVLGNYGDIRSVAFSPDGGRIATGGDDKTVRLWDAHTGQPIGDPLRFQEPVWDIAFTRHGNRVVAVSGDTVQILNADPGIDLITEMGGSMAAQSRYGLDSTTDAPRINVFSDNTFRQFDADTGEQVGRTTVSEGLRGMTAYDASPDHRWLAVAADKEIRVVDAVTGQSHGSPLTGHDDVVNSVEFSPDGTMLASGSDDKTVRLWDWRNGRQIGEPMTGHDRWVRSIIFSEDGRRLYSSSWDSIRIWDTSTRQAIGKPIGGPDTLELFHAMTISPDGRRIAAADGATIRQWDAESGETVGPGMEGYNAAEVDQLELDYSPDGRYLVSLCVMESGNCGDNTLRFWDTTSGRQIGEPVDTTAAGGTKGVEFSRDGRRVFLTATSVSLDGNPPHVGGGLWQLPAPAAWADALCDKLTSNPSREQWNIWISPDIPNQELCPGKPPR; encoded by the coding sequence GTGACGCTGCCGCTGTCCGCGCGCAGTGTCGGACGCATGTACCGGATCTTCGTGAGCCATTCCAGCCGGGACAAGGTGTCCGCGGTGGCCGTCACGCGGTGGCTGACCGAGAATGAACCGAGCCTGAGCGGGGAGATCTTTCTCGACGTCGACCCCCACACCGGCATCGCGCCCGGGACCCGCTGGAAATCCGAACTCGTCCGCGCCGTCGATCGTTGCGAAGCAGTCATCTGCCTGATCTCACCGGCATGGGAGGAATCTTCCGAGTGCCTCGCCGAATTTCGGCACGCGGAATCCCTCAACAAACGAATCTTCTGCGCTCGACTCGACCAGCGGGCTCGTGGCGAGAAGGCCCGCGAATGGCAGTTCTGTGATCTGTTCTCCGACGGGCACCGGCCGGTCACCACGGTCGCCTCCGAAAACGGCGAACCAGTTGTCTTCGCCAGCGAGGGCTTGCACCGATTGCTCCGCGGTCTTCGCGAAGCCGGCATCGGCGCCGAGCACTTCCCGTGGCCGCCGCCGGGCGACTCCGGACGTGCCCCGTATCGCGGGTGGCAATCGATGCAGGACGCGGACGCCGCGGTGTTCTTCGGCCGGGATTCGCAGATCCTGCGCGGTCTGGACCTGCTTCGCGGCATGCGCACGACGGGCGTCGAGAGCCTGTTCGTCGTACTCGGTCCGTCCGGTGTCGGGAAGTCGTCATTCCTGCGCGCCGGACTTCTGCCCAGACTGCGCCGTGACCGCGAGAACTTCCTGGTATCGGACATCGTCCGCCCCGAGCGTGCTCCGTTGACCGGCGAGCACGGCCTGGCGCACGCCATACACCGGCTCCGGGCCCGGGCCGGCCCGAGCGGACCGGCGCTCGGAGAGATCAAAGCCGCCTGCCTCGCAGTCGACACCGACCAGGTGACGAACTGGCTGCGTGAGGCGCGGCAGGACGCGATCGACCACGGCCCGGCGCCGACCCTGATACTGCCGATCGATCAGGCCGAGGAGTTGTTCGCCGCCGATGCCGGGCCGGAGTCCGCGCGATGCCTCGCGTTGCTCGGCAGTCTGCTGCGGTCGACCGCGGTAGCCGAATTGCCGATCATCGCGGTGGCGACGATTCGAGCCGACCGCTACGAGGCGCTACAGACCGCCCCGGAATTGCTGGGTGTCCGCGCCAGGGAATTCGGTGACCTGAAGCCGATGCCGGTCACCGAATTCAAAGAGGTGATCACCGGACCCGCCGCTCGCGCGGCTGCCGCGGGCCTGCGTCTGAGTATCGATCCCGAGCTCGTCACCCGACTGCTGACCGATGCCACCGGCGGCGCGGACAGTCTGCCCTTGCTCGCGCTGACGCTCTCGCGTCTCTACCTCGATTACGGCAGCACCGGGCACCTGACCCTGGCCAACTATCAGGCGATGGGCGGCATGCAGCACATCGTCCAAGCCGAGATCGATACCTTGCTCGCCGCGGACCCGGACATCCGAGCACAGCAACTCGACACACTTCGCACGACATTCATTCCCTGGCTCGCCACCGTCGATCCACACACCGACCAGCCGTTGCGCCGAGTCGCGCGGTGGAGCGAACTCCCCACGGCAGGCCACGACCTGATCGATGCCCTGGTCGCCCGGCGACTGCTCGTCAAAGACGAGCGCCGCGGCGAGACGGTGATCGAAGTCGCCCTGGAAAGCCTTTTCCGACAATGGGACCCGCTGGCGCAGTGGCTGCGCGAACAGGCCGAGGATCTGAAGGAGGCGGACAACCTCGACCGAGCCGCCGCGGATTGGGAACGCAACGACCGCAACCCCGAATGGCTGATCGAAGGCGTGCGCCTCGCCTCGGCGGAACAGTTGGCGAACACCCCGGCATTCCGGACCCGGGTTCGACCAGCGGCGGATTTCCTGCGGGCCGCCCGCGAGCGCGAGAACGCCGAGGCGGACGCCGAGCGGGAACGTCACGAGGCCGAACTGCGGAACGCGCAGCAGCGTCGCGACGAGGCGCAAGCGCACGCGGCGGTACTGCGCAAACGCACGAGGGTGCTGCGTGCCGTGCTCGCCCTGACGCTGGTCGTGGCCCTCGCCGCGGTGACCGGCTTCGTACTGGCGGTCGCCGCCCGTAACGACGCTGACACGAAACGCCAGGAGGCCGACAGCCGCAGCCGCGAGGCTCTCGCCGAACGGTTGACCTCACAAGCGCAGGCGATACTCGTCGGCGGACAGCCCGGCAGTGAGCTGCAGGCCCTCGATGAACTGCTCGCGGCGCAGCGTATCTCGGCGAATCCGAACATCGGCGCGCTGGTCACCGCGCTGAGCAATACGGCGAAGCTGCAGAAGATCATCGAGTTGCCCGGGACAGCCGGGATAGGGCGCCTCAGTGCCGACGGTCAGCGGCTCGTGGCGAACACCTCCTCGGGAACTCAGTTGCTGGACATCGAGACCGGGCAGCCGATCGGCGAGCCGTTCGCCGATCCCGAGACTTCCACCGCCGCTGGGCTCAGCTCGGACGGGCGTTTCGTGGTGACGGTCAGTGAGGACAATACGATCCGCGTCTGGGATACCGCCGCCCGCGGGCCCGTCGGTCAGCCGCTTCCCGGCAGCGAAGAGTACGTCGATCGCGTGGCCGTGAGCCCGGACGGGCACCGAGTGGCCGCGGTAGACGGCAAGGACGTCCTGCGGTTGTGGGACGCCGAGACCGGGCGGCCGATCGGGGGGCCTTTGACCGGACACGACGCTGGCGTGACCGCCCTGGCCTTCAGCCCCGATGGGCGTCGCCTGGCGTCGGCCGGTCACGACAACACTGTCCGGCTGTGGGACACGGATAACGGGGCGGGACTCGGCGAACCGTTGCGTGGCGGCGATCCGCGTATGGAAGCCACCGACGCGACCTGGAGCGTTGCCTTCAGCCCCGACGGGCACACCATCGCCGCCGGTGGCGCGACCGTGGGACTCGGTGCGCTACTGAGCGCCGGGATGCCGCTGCGACTGTGGAATGCCGACACCGGCGTCGCGATCGGCACACCGGTCTTGGGAAACTACGGCGATATCAGGTCGGTGGCATTCAGTCCGGACGGTGGCCGGATCGCCACCGGCGGCGACGACAAGACCGTGCGGCTGTGGGACGCTCACACCGGTCAGCCGATCGGCGATCCGCTCCGATTCCAGGAACCGGTGTGGGACATCGCATTCACCCGGCACGGAAACCGGGTCGTCGCGGTGTCCGGCGACACCGTTCAGATACTGAACGCCGATCCCGGTATCGACTTGATCACCGAGATGGGCGGCAGCATGGCGGCACAGTCACGCTACGGGCTGGACTCCACCACGGATGCCCCGCGTATCAACGTGTTCAGCGACAACACATTCCGACAGTTCGATGCCGATACCGGTGAACAGGTCGGCCGAACCACCGTCTCCGAGGGACTTCGAGGAATGACCGCCTATGATGCCAGCCCGGACCACCGCTGGCTCGCCGTCGCAGCCGACAAAGAAATACGCGTTGTGGACGCCGTGACCGGGCAGTCACACGGTTCCCCCCTCACCGGGCATGACGACGTGGTGAACAGCGTGGAGTTCAGCCCGGACGGGACGATGCTCGCGAGCGGGAGCGACGACAAGACGGTCAGGCTCTGGGACTGGCGAAACGGTCGGCAGATCGGTGAGCCGATGACCGGTCACGACCGTTGGGTCAGATCGATCATCTTCAGCGAGGACGGCCGCCGCCTGTACTCCAGTAGCTGGGACTCGATCCGGATCTGGGACACCTCGACGAGGCAGGCGATCGGCAAGCCGATCGGTGGCCCCGACACCCTTGAATTGTTCCACGCCATGACGATCAGTCCTGATGGTCGACGTATCGCCGCGGCGGATGGGGCCACCATCCGGCAATGGGACGCCGAGAGCGGCGAGACGGTAGGCCCGGGAATGGAGGGCTACAACGCTGCCGAGGTGGATCAGTTGGAACTCGACTACAGTCCCGACGGTCGCTATCTGGTTTCGCTCTGTGTGATGGAGTCCGGGAACTGCGGGGACAACACGCTGCGGTTCTGGGACACCACCTCGGGACGCCAGATCGGCGAACCTGTCGACACCACTGCGGCGGGCGGGACCAAAGGGGTCGAGTTCAGCCGCGACGGACGTCGCGTCTTCCTCACCGCCACCAGTGTCTCCCTCGACGGCAATCCGCCACATGTCGGCGGTGGGCTCTGGCAGTTGCCCGCGCCCGCCGCATGGGCGGACGCGCTCTGCGACAAGCTGACCTCCAATCCGAGCCGAGAGCAATGGAACATCTGGATTTCGCCCGACATCCCCAACCAGGAGTTGTGCCCGGGCAAACCCCCACGGTGA
- a CDS encoding DUF4231 domain-containing protein, which yields MDDEDHVVESLWARRVRWARAADAAKKRVDYARSAVLYLGGVGAIAAAMTATVARASGLPQLLAATVSATCLAAATFVGAHFLTPAEFRRWSRTRAVAESIKQVIYRFRARAGPFRGNDALLRLYRAVAEIEESADDLLPFVAEVDADAASAGRISRSATAMPPVMTPDDYVRDRVQHQITHYYDRTAREYAGRARRLRMWTIVLGLTATVVAALAAVQAGTATGSAPISPASTLAPWVAVLTTLGAAVAGHLTGRRYEFLVMSYSATARRLQQLLDEWKAAGSPADEPRWTAFVDDCENAIAVENQTWVAKWAEPPLDDR from the coding sequence GTGGACGACGAAGACCATGTGGTCGAGTCACTGTGGGCGAGGCGAGTTCGCTGGGCACGCGCCGCCGATGCCGCGAAGAAGCGTGTGGACTACGCACGCTCCGCCGTGCTGTATCTCGGCGGAGTGGGCGCGATCGCCGCGGCGATGACCGCGACCGTGGCGCGGGCCTCGGGCCTGCCGCAACTCCTGGCGGCGACCGTCAGCGCTACCTGCCTCGCCGCGGCGACTTTTGTCGGGGCTCATTTCCTCACTCCCGCCGAGTTCCGCCGCTGGTCTCGCACCCGTGCGGTGGCCGAGAGCATCAAGCAGGTGATCTACCGGTTCCGAGCACGAGCCGGCCCTTTTCGCGGAAACGACGCACTGCTCAGGCTGTACCGGGCAGTCGCCGAGATCGAGGAGAGCGCTGACGATCTCCTGCCCTTTGTGGCCGAGGTCGACGCCGACGCCGCCTCGGCAGGCCGAATCTCACGCTCGGCTACCGCGATGCCCCCGGTGATGACCCCGGACGACTACGTGCGAGACCGAGTGCAGCACCAGATCACGCACTACTACGACCGCACGGCACGCGAATACGCCGGTCGGGCGCGGCGCTTGCGGATGTGGACCATCGTGCTCGGTCTGACGGCCACCGTCGTCGCCGCTCTCGCCGCGGTCCAGGCCGGCACCGCGACCGGCTCGGCACCCATTTCTCCGGCGTCCACGCTGGCGCCGTGGGTGGCGGTGCTGACCACACTGGGCGCGGCGGTCGCCGGCCATCTGACCGGCCGCCGGTACGAGTTCCTGGTGATGAGCTATTCCGCGACGGCACGTCGACTGCAGCAACTCCTCGACGAGTGGAAGGCGGCGGGATCACCCGCCGACGAGCCGCGGTGGACGGCCTTCGTCGACGACTGTGAGAACGCGATCGCCGTCGAGAACCAGACGTGGGTCGCGAAGTGGGCCGAACCTCCACTCGACGACAGATAG
- a CDS encoding nucleotidyltransferase domain-containing protein, translating into MSAEECDRLWRAWTPSEVAARISASTPCWYVAGGWALDLFTGGLGREHSDLEIGVPREQFAGIVDAFPGYEWDVVGDGCVWPYTCSPHRRGHPLRGPRGRTPVQGESLARQRRGGLTPHASSDGPRTAIPAVRVAVASASRPSLAGNTLAPQGLTIAVPAGTVRPDPCPP; encoded by the coding sequence ATGTCCGCCGAGGAATGCGACCGCCTCTGGCGAGCCTGGACACCCTCCGAAGTCGCCGCACGGATCTCGGCCAGCACGCCCTGCTGGTATGTCGCGGGCGGGTGGGCACTGGATCTGTTCACCGGCGGCCTCGGACGTGAGCACTCCGATCTCGAAATCGGTGTTCCGCGTGAACAATTCGCCGGGATCGTAGACGCGTTTCCCGGCTACGAATGGGACGTCGTCGGCGACGGGTGCGTGTGGCCCTATACTTGTTCTCCGCACCGCCGAGGGCATCCCCTACGCGGTCCCCGAGGTCGTACTCCTGTTCAAGGCGAAAGCCTTGCGCGCCAAAGACGAGGCGGACTTACTCCACACGCTTCCAGCGATGGACCGCGCACAGCGATCCCGGCTGTCCGGGTGGCTGTCGCGAGTGCATCCCGGCCATCACTGGCTGGAAATACTCTCGCGCCACAGGGATTGACCATCGCTGTGCCGGCCGGCACGGTCCGGCCCGACCCTTGTCCGCCGTGA